A window of Chengkuizengella sediminis contains these coding sequences:
- a CDS encoding PEP/pyruvate-binding domain-containing protein codes for MMKWFNEIKEGDFNLVGGKGYNLSKMYNLGLKVPNGFVITSETYEHYVNSNGLKDKINDIVNSNQSSLEKSEAIKKYFTEEFIENELKEQIGMDMKKISSGLVAVRSSSTVEDLPGMSFAGQYNTYLNVTNKDIIEKIILCWQSLWNERAIEYRSKNKITSDFSHAIVIQEMVNAKLSGIIFTSNPLTGIRNELLINSSYGLGEAIVSGEVNPDQYTVDKISGKIIRKEIASKEVLFQYAPYGIQYVPVKNNKKKVSSLERHHIQMIVKEAEKIQNYFGTPQDIEFAINDSNEFFIVQSRDITSLFPIEHFEQDGKIRAYLCVNTVMLGMKEPFTPLGFDMFSHTLPAIINIMSSRKKPIDHVFVKNADGRIFADITYLLSKKWIGKQFGKAFSGNDLPFEETMNRLIKQHGKQFVSQGIKFKIPWGVFKYALTSIKNLREAKKIPVTQRYDHMKAIGEAVIQKYKMKADNLKKLEEKLEFLKTVMVEAFILSVSKQGWYCTDYMNLTKIEKKLRKMYGNRFDVTPLTKSFPGCISVELGMSLNKLAKYFDEQQIEPTNHHPKVKDLLNKFGHRSTLELDFGVKRWSEDPEYIINLIKSYVVDQMYERNIAEIDENAKKAELLIEEIYQTIKVDKGERKANMMRTLMINYRIAAGMREYPKFDIIRMMTIARGVMLNVGEEFQKNGLLEEAQDIFYLRVNDIKHKQNLKQIVIENKETYHKQLTRTNIPRIVLNTGETYYSAQKFDPNSKVLQGMPLSAGIYEGKVRVVFDPKDSKLIEGEILVTESTNPAWTPLFITAKGLIMEYGGPVSHGGIVAREYGIPAVVGIPSATNRLKDGQMVRVNGETGTVELLE; via the coding sequence ATGATGAAATGGTTTAATGAAATTAAAGAAGGAGATTTTAACTTAGTTGGAGGGAAAGGGTACAACTTAAGTAAGATGTACAATTTAGGATTAAAGGTCCCTAATGGATTTGTTATTACTTCTGAAACTTATGAACATTACGTAAATAGTAATGGGTTAAAAGATAAGATAAATGATATTGTTAACAGCAATCAATCTTCTTTAGAGAAATCAGAAGCCATAAAGAAATATTTTACTGAAGAATTTATTGAAAATGAGTTAAAAGAACAAATAGGCATGGATATGAAAAAGATTTCTAGCGGTCTTGTGGCTGTTAGGAGCAGTTCGACAGTAGAAGATTTACCTGGTATGAGTTTTGCAGGGCAGTATAACACCTATTTAAATGTGACGAACAAAGATATCATTGAAAAAATCATTTTATGTTGGCAATCTTTATGGAACGAAAGAGCGATTGAATACAGAAGTAAAAATAAGATCACTTCTGATTTTTCACATGCAATTGTGATTCAAGAAATGGTTAATGCCAAACTATCTGGTATTATTTTTACTTCAAATCCATTAACAGGAATAAGGAATGAATTACTTATCAATTCATCTTATGGTTTAGGGGAAGCAATTGTAAGTGGAGAAGTCAATCCTGATCAATATACAGTGGATAAAATTAGTGGCAAAATAATTAGAAAAGAGATTGCTTCAAAAGAAGTTTTATTTCAATATGCTCCATATGGAATTCAGTATGTACCAGTAAAAAACAATAAAAAGAAAGTAAGCTCCTTAGAAAGACATCATATTCAAATGATTGTAAAAGAAGCAGAGAAAATTCAAAATTACTTCGGTACACCTCAAGATATAGAATTTGCAATCAACGATTCAAATGAATTTTTTATCGTTCAATCAAGAGACATTACTTCATTATTCCCCATAGAACATTTTGAACAGGATGGCAAAATTAGAGCCTATTTATGTGTGAATACAGTCATGTTAGGTATGAAGGAACCATTTACACCTCTAGGTTTTGATATGTTTAGTCACACATTGCCGGCAATCATTAACATTATGAGTAGTCGTAAAAAACCAATAGATCATGTATTTGTTAAAAATGCTGATGGACGTATTTTTGCAGATATTACTTATTTATTATCTAAAAAATGGATTGGAAAACAATTTGGCAAGGCTTTTTCCGGAAATGACTTACCGTTTGAAGAGACTATGAATCGTTTGATCAAACAGCACGGGAAACAGTTTGTAAGTCAAGGGATTAAATTTAAAATCCCATGGGGAGTTTTTAAATATGCTCTAACAAGCATTAAAAATTTACGTGAAGCTAAAAAAATTCCAGTTACTCAGCGTTATGATCATATGAAAGCTATAGGTGAAGCAGTAATACAAAAGTATAAAATGAAAGCAGATAACCTCAAAAAACTTGAGGAAAAACTTGAATTTTTAAAAACGGTTATGGTTGAAGCCTTTATTTTATCCGTATCAAAGCAGGGGTGGTATTGTACAGATTATATGAACCTGACAAAAATTGAAAAGAAATTAAGAAAAATGTACGGTAATCGATTTGATGTCACACCTCTAACCAAATCATTTCCGGGTTGTATTTCAGTTGAACTAGGTATGTCACTAAATAAACTTGCCAAATACTTTGATGAACAGCAGATTGAACCAACTAATCATCATCCAAAAGTTAAGGATTTATTAAATAAATTTGGACACAGAAGTACCCTAGAGCTGGATTTTGGTGTAAAAAGATGGTCAGAAGATCCTGAATATATAATCAATCTAATTAAATCTTATGTGGTAGATCAAATGTATGAACGGAACATAGCAGAAATCGATGAAAATGCTAAAAAAGCGGAATTATTAATTGAGGAAATCTATCAAACGATAAAAGTAGATAAAGGTGAAAGAAAAGCGAATATGATGAGAACATTGATGATTAACTATCGTATCGCTGCTGGAATGAGAGAATATCCTAAATTTGATATCATAAGAATGATGACAATTGCTAGGGGAGTTATGCTCAATGTTGGGGAAGAATTCCAAAAGAATGGGCTGCTTGAAGAAGCTCAAGATATTTTCTATTTAAGAGTAAACGACATCAAGCACAAACAAAATTTGAAACAAATCGTGATCGAAAATAAGGAAACCTATCATAAGCAACTAACTAGAACAAACATTCCAAGAATTGTTTTAAATACTGGGGAAACATACTATTCAGCTCAAAAATTTGATCCAAATAGTAAAGTATTACAAGGGATGCCTTTATCAGCAGGTATTTATGAAGGGAAGGTCAGAGTTGTATTTGATCCTAAGGATTCTAAATTAATAGAAGGAGAAATTTTAGTAACTGAAAGTACGAACCCTGCTTGGACCCCATTATTTATAACAGCAAAAGGATTAATCATGGAATACGGAGGACCTGTGAGTCATGGTGGAATCGTAGCAAGAGAATATGGCATACCTGCAGTTGTAGGAATCCCATCAGCAACGAATAGGTTGAAAGATGGTCAAATGGTGAGAGTAAATGGAGAGACAGGTACGGTTGAATTATTGGAATGA
- a CDS encoding Tn3 family transposase, with amino-acid sequence MKRNWSKKELEEHFTLLPSEDHLVLSKKTSANRLGFAVLLKYFQLEAQFPNKKQDVPKVVVQHLADQINSSVEDFFDKYSWGGKERSYTDHRKAIRNFFSFRELTAHDNALFSKSLEEEVQFTHDIEYLKNQAYSLFRTWKVEPPSVGSLKRMIESAIDKFEKNLYQITYQKLSSKTCSRLDALLESHSNEENDEFFDTNFTDEENNGILSFRELLSSSGKPSVKAMDMEVKKMLSIQHLQIPQDLCKQLSPKIVKKYRLRAATETVTELRAHPDPIRYTLLTILFRHRLSEIIDTLADLLDDITHKFGNKAKNTTRKEAIEELERVKGKNKHIVNLLEAAVDYPDGIIQDTLFPIVSSDLIQDIIKDMTRNNREYQEKIYTRMHSSYQGHYRKNLSNILKNLTFRSNNQSHQPVIESIQLIREYAESGQRYFAVGDEVPIDGVIQPKWKDIIIETDNKGTERVNRINYEIAVLQSLRTRLCCKEVWIEGANRYRNPDEDLPQDFEERKKEHFQALKAPIDSDLFISKIKQVMKYRLNQLNQGFKDKSNQKVTITMKNNKGWIRVSPLDKQLEPPQLAHIKQEIKHRWSNVNLLDLLKEADFHTGFTKHFKTTADREILDRKTIQRRLLLSLFGLGTNAGLKAVSAGNNTDSYRELRYIRNKFIHKDHLRQANAEVANHIIYHRMKEVWGEATTACASDSKHFGSWDQNLLTEWHPRYKKHGVMIYWHTDRKSACIYSQLKSCLSSEVAAMIEGVLHHCTDMEIDRNYVDTHGQSVVAFAFCHILGFKLMPRFKNIGSQKLYRPETGMNDEYEHLQKVLSKPINWDLIRQQYVQIMKYSAALRLGTASAEAILKRFTRDSQHPTYSALCELGKAIKTIFLCEYLYSEEIRREIHEGLNTVEHWNSVNSYIFYGKNSEIRSNSIEDQEVSAFSLQLLQNCLVYMNTLMVQEVLYDNNQYWLKKMTPEDFRGLTPLFYNHVNPYGTFKLNMDQRIPIKLKVS; translated from the coding sequence TTGAAGAGAAATTGGAGTAAAAAAGAACTTGAAGAGCACTTTACTTTATTACCAAGTGAAGATCATTTAGTGTTAAGTAAAAAAACAAGCGCAAACCGTTTGGGGTTTGCTGTCCTTTTAAAATATTTCCAACTGGAAGCTCAATTTCCTAATAAGAAGCAAGATGTTCCCAAAGTTGTTGTTCAACATCTAGCTGATCAAATAAATTCTTCAGTTGAAGATTTTTTTGATAAATATAGTTGGGGTGGAAAAGAGAGAAGTTATACAGATCACCGAAAAGCAATACGAAACTTTTTTAGTTTTCGAGAACTTACTGCACATGACAATGCACTTTTCTCAAAGTCGTTAGAAGAAGAAGTTCAGTTCACCCATGATATTGAATATTTAAAAAATCAAGCATACAGTCTTTTTCGTACATGGAAAGTTGAACCTCCCTCTGTTGGAAGCTTAAAAAGAATGATTGAATCTGCTATTGATAAGTTTGAAAAAAATTTATATCAAATCACGTATCAGAAACTTTCCTCAAAAACTTGTTCTCGATTAGATGCCTTACTTGAATCTCATTCTAATGAAGAGAATGATGAGTTTTTCGATACAAATTTTACTGATGAAGAGAACAACGGTATCTTGTCCTTTCGTGAATTACTATCTTCTTCAGGGAAACCCAGTGTAAAAGCGATGGATATGGAAGTCAAAAAAATGTTATCTATTCAACATCTTCAAATTCCTCAAGATCTCTGTAAACAATTATCTCCTAAAATCGTAAAGAAATATCGGCTTCGTGCTGCTACAGAGACTGTAACTGAATTACGTGCCCACCCTGATCCTATTCGTTACACCTTGCTTACGATTTTATTTAGGCATCGATTATCCGAAATCATAGATACTTTAGCTGATCTTCTAGATGATATTACGCATAAATTTGGTAACAAAGCTAAAAATACGACTCGTAAAGAAGCAATAGAAGAATTGGAGCGAGTCAAAGGGAAAAATAAACACATCGTAAATCTATTAGAAGCCGCAGTCGATTATCCAGATGGAATCATCCAAGATACTCTATTCCCGATTGTTAGTTCTGACTTGATTCAAGATATTATTAAAGATATGACAAGGAACAATCGTGAGTATCAAGAAAAAATCTATACTAGGATGCATTCTTCATATCAAGGACATTATCGAAAAAACCTTTCTAACATTTTGAAAAACCTCACTTTTCGTTCCAACAATCAATCTCATCAACCCGTGATTGAATCAATCCAACTCATCCGAGAATATGCTGAAAGTGGACAACGTTATTTTGCAGTTGGGGATGAAGTTCCTATTGATGGGGTGATTCAGCCCAAATGGAAAGATATTATTATTGAGACAGATAACAAAGGTACTGAGCGAGTCAATCGAATCAACTATGAGATTGCTGTTTTACAATCCCTTCGAACTCGGCTTTGTTGTAAAGAAGTATGGATTGAGGGGGCAAATCGTTATCGAAATCCTGATGAAGATCTTCCACAAGATTTTGAAGAGCGTAAAAAAGAGCATTTTCAAGCATTGAAAGCACCTATTGACTCAGACTTGTTTATTTCAAAAATCAAACAAGTTATGAAGTATAGACTGAATCAGTTAAATCAGGGGTTTAAAGATAAGAGTAATCAAAAAGTGACCATTACTATGAAAAACAATAAAGGTTGGATTCGTGTCTCTCCTTTGGATAAGCAGCTTGAACCACCTCAGTTGGCTCATATTAAACAAGAAATTAAGCATCGTTGGTCAAATGTTAACTTATTAGATTTGCTTAAGGAAGCAGATTTTCATACAGGATTTACAAAACACTTTAAAACAACAGCGGATAGAGAGATCCTGGATCGAAAAACTATCCAACGGCGACTTCTTCTTAGTTTATTCGGCTTGGGAACCAATGCAGGGTTGAAGGCTGTTTCTGCTGGTAACAATACAGATAGTTATCGGGAACTTCGATATATCCGCAATAAATTCATACACAAAGATCATTTGCGTCAAGCTAATGCGGAGGTCGCTAATCACATTATTTATCATAGAATGAAAGAAGTATGGGGAGAAGCTACAACAGCTTGCGCTTCTGATTCGAAACATTTTGGGTCGTGGGATCAAAATTTACTTACGGAATGGCACCCTCGATATAAGAAGCATGGAGTGATGATTTATTGGCATACAGATCGAAAATCAGCATGTATTTATTCTCAACTCAAGTCCTGTCTGTCTTCAGAGGTAGCAGCTATGATTGAAGGAGTACTTCACCACTGTACAGATATGGAAATTGATCGTAATTATGTAGATACACATGGGCAAAGTGTTGTTGCTTTTGCTTTTTGTCATATTCTTGGTTTTAAACTGATGCCGCGTTTTAAAAATATTGGATCTCAAAAGTTATATCGTCCAGAAACAGGGATGAATGATGAGTATGAGCACTTACAAAAGGTTTTAAGTAAACCTATTAACTGGGATCTCATTCGTCAACAGTATGTTCAGATCATGAAGTATTCTGCAGCTCTACGATTAGGAACCGCATCAGCAGAAGCAATTTTAAAACGATTTACGAGAGATTCGCAACATCCAACTTATAGTGCTTTATGTGAATTAGGGAAAGCTATCAAAACCATCTTCCTTTGTGAGTATTTGTATTCTGAAGAGATTCGCAGAGAAATTCATGAGGGACTAAATACAGTTGAACATTGGAACTCCGTGAATAGCTATATTTTTTACGGAAAAAATAGTGAGATTCGTTCTAACTCTATAGAAGATCAAGAGGTATCTGCATTCTCTCTCCAACTACTTCAAAATTGCTTAGTCTATATGAACACCTTAATGGTTCAAGAGGTTCTCTACGATAATAACCAATATTGGTTGAAAAAAATGACTCCTGAGGATTTTAGAGGATTAACTCCTTTATTCTATAATCATGTGAATCCATATGGTACATTTAAGCTGAATATGGATCAGAGAATACCTATTAAGTTGAAAGTATCTTAA